The proteins below are encoded in one region of Ornithinimicrobium avium:
- a CDS encoding biotin transporter BioY, with amino-acid sequence MSTAALTARPGVLADRLVPRSSALTDVALVATGAAVVGLLAQVTVPMWPVPVTGQTLAVMLVGGALGMRRGAGALLLYLLVGLAGVPWFAEGNGGTAMALAPSFGYVLGFVPAAALAGWCAERAWDRRPLLAMLAFLGATVVPFLVGVPFMGLVLGVADPATLFAWGVQPFVLTGILKAGIAAATFPLVWRLIRSIDQRR; translated from the coding sequence GTGTCGACCGCTGCCCTCACCGCGCGCCCGGGCGTGCTCGCCGACCGCCTCGTCCCGCGCAGCTCGGCGCTCACCGACGTGGCGCTGGTCGCGACCGGTGCGGCCGTCGTCGGGCTGCTCGCCCAGGTCACCGTCCCGATGTGGCCGGTGCCGGTCACCGGCCAGACCCTCGCGGTCATGCTCGTGGGCGGGGCCCTCGGGATGCGTCGCGGGGCGGGGGCGCTGCTGCTCTACCTGCTGGTCGGCCTCGCGGGGGTCCCGTGGTTCGCCGAGGGCAACGGCGGGACGGCGATGGCGCTGGCCCCGTCGTTCGGCTACGTCCTGGGGTTCGTCCCCGCCGCGGCGCTCGCGGGCTGGTGCGCCGAGCGGGCGTGGGACCGCCGGCCGCTGCTCGCGATGCTCGCCTTCCTGGGGGCGACCGTCGTCCCGTTCCTGGTCGGCGTGCCGTTCATGGGGCTCGTCCTCGGGGTGGCCGACCCCGCCACCCTGTTCGCCTGGGGCGTCCAGCCCTTCGTCCTCACCGGCATCCTCAAGGCCGGCATCGCCGCGGCGACCTTCCCGCTGGTGTGGCGCCTGATCCGCAGCATCGACCAGCGCCGCTGA
- a CDS encoding 6-phosphofructokinase, translated as MKIAVLNAGGDCPGLNAVIRGVVLKGDRIYEHEFVGVKDGFRGLVEDDIVPLPRQHVRGLSKVGGTILGTSRVSPFVDGRTDRVKEVLAKHDIEALVAIGGEGTLTVARMFHDDGINVVGVPKTIDNDLSATDRTFGFDTAVSIATESIDRLRTTGEAHSRCMVVEVMGRNVGWIALHAGIAAGAHAILIPEVPVTRDQVCGWVQHAMDRGRAPVVVVAEGFSFPGEDQQASSERTDTLGRRRLGGIGEQVTRMVEERTGIETRNTTLGHLQRGGVPSSFDRVLATRFGTAAVDSVSARRWGTMVALQGIDIVNVNLHDATSALKSVPREQWDEAAILFG; from the coding sequence GTGAAGATCGCCGTGCTGAACGCCGGGGGCGACTGCCCCGGCCTCAACGCCGTCATCCGGGGGGTGGTGCTCAAGGGCGACCGCATCTACGAGCACGAGTTCGTCGGGGTCAAGGACGGCTTCCGGGGACTCGTCGAGGACGACATCGTCCCTCTCCCCCGCCAGCACGTGCGCGGGCTGTCCAAGGTGGGCGGCACGATCCTGGGCACCTCCCGGGTCAGCCCCTTCGTCGACGGCCGCACCGACCGGGTCAAGGAGGTCCTGGCAAAGCACGACATCGAGGCGCTCGTCGCGATCGGCGGCGAGGGCACGCTGACGGTGGCCCGCATGTTCCACGACGACGGGATCAACGTCGTCGGGGTGCCCAAGACGATCGACAACGACCTGTCGGCGACCGACCGGACGTTCGGCTTCGACACCGCGGTCTCGATCGCCACCGAGTCCATCGACCGGCTGCGGACGACCGGTGAGGCGCACAGCCGCTGCATGGTCGTGGAGGTCATGGGCCGCAACGTCGGCTGGATCGCGCTGCACGCCGGGATCGCCGCGGGCGCGCACGCGATCCTCATCCCGGAGGTGCCGGTCACCCGCGACCAGGTGTGCGGGTGGGTCCAGCACGCCATGGATCGCGGCCGCGCGCCGGTGGTCGTCGTCGCGGAGGGGTTCAGCTTCCCCGGCGAGGACCAGCAGGCGAGCAGCGAGCGCACCGACACCCTCGGCCGCCGACGTCTCGGCGGCATCGGCGAGCAGGTCACCCGCATGGTCGAGGAGCGCACCGGCATCGAGACCCGCAACACCACGCTGGGCCACCTTCAGCGCGGCGGCGTGCCCAGCTCCTTCGACCGCGTCCTGGCCACCCGGTTCGGCACCGCGGCCGTCGACTCGGTCAGCGCCCGGCGGTGGGGCACGATGGTGGCGCTGCAGGGCATCGACATCGTCAACGTCAACCTGCACGACGCGACGAGCGCGCTCAAGTCCGTGCCGCGCGAGCAGTGGGACGAGGCCGCGATCCTCTTCGGCTGA
- a CDS encoding CarD family transcriptional regulator, which produces MQFSRGQVLIHPQHGPATVKKVTSRVIQGERREYLILSVHADDMSVALPVDAAEEIGVRAVMDGPRVREVFEALADDGEPFDKVWSRRFKHNTERLRSGDLLKIAGLVRDVTRRDDEVKVSYGEANLLNEAMGLLTAELAIALRVTPERTVELVESAVRDQVVPELGEDLALAG; this is translated from the coding sequence GTGCAGTTCAGCAGAGGCCAGGTGCTTATTCACCCTCAGCACGGACCGGCGACCGTGAAGAAGGTCACCAGCCGGGTCATCCAGGGAGAGCGCAGGGAGTACCTGATCCTGAGCGTCCACGCCGACGACATGTCGGTCGCCCTGCCCGTCGACGCCGCCGAGGAGATCGGGGTGCGCGCCGTGATGGACGGTCCGCGCGTGCGCGAGGTCTTCGAGGCGCTCGCCGACGACGGCGAGCCTTTCGACAAGGTCTGGTCGCGGCGCTTCAAGCACAACACCGAGCGTCTGCGCAGCGGGGACCTGCTCAAGATCGCCGGGCTGGTGCGGGACGTGACCCGCCGCGACGACGAGGTCAAGGTCTCCTACGGCGAGGCGAACCTGCTCAACGAGGCCATGGGGCTGCTCACCGCTGAGCTGGCGATCGCGCTGCGCGTCACCCCGGAGCGCACGGTGGAGCTGGTCGAGTCGGCGGTGCGTGACCAGGTCGTGCCCGAGCTGGGCGAGGACCTGGCGCTCGCCGGCTGA
- the ilvA gene encoding threonine ammonia-lyase IlvA encodes MTFPAEAEPPTADDVDAAAERIRGRVARTGLTPSPRLSEATGASVWLKREDQQPVRSYKGRGAANLIAQLDSEQVWSGVVCASAGNHAQGVAHACASLGVSARIYLPANTPRQKRERVAAIGGDWVETVVGGTTYDDAAAAALADVERTGATLVPAFDHPHTVAGQGTIAREVLEDLVDLGRRLDVLVVPVGGGGLLAGCLTWLRERHPGVRVVGVEPAGAASMIAATRAGGPVTLPAIDRFVDGAAVARAGEVTYEVVARHTPGLVAVPEGRVCTEMIALYQTEGIIAEPAGALAAAALDVAGIEPGQNVVAVVSGGNNDVLRYPEVMERSLVHEGLKHYFLVDFPQEPGMLRLFLDEVLGPDDDIALFEYTKRNNRETGPALVGIELGSREDLDPLLARMAESTIDIEPIPPDSPLFRFVL; translated from the coding sequence ATGACGTTCCCCGCCGAGGCCGAGCCACCCACCGCCGACGACGTCGACGCCGCCGCCGAGCGGATCCGCGGCCGGGTCGCCCGCACCGGGCTCACCCCGAGCCCGCGGCTGTCCGAGGCGACGGGGGCCAGCGTCTGGCTCAAGCGCGAGGACCAGCAGCCGGTGCGCTCCTACAAGGGCCGCGGCGCCGCCAACCTCATCGCCCAGCTGGACAGCGAGCAGGTGTGGTCGGGCGTGGTCTGCGCCAGCGCCGGCAACCACGCGCAGGGGGTCGCGCACGCGTGCGCCTCGCTCGGCGTGAGCGCCCGGATCTACCTGCCGGCCAACACCCCCAGGCAGAAGCGCGAGCGGGTGGCCGCGATCGGCGGTGACTGGGTGGAGACCGTCGTCGGCGGCACGACCTACGACGACGCGGCGGCGGCCGCGCTGGCCGACGTCGAGCGCACCGGCGCCACGCTGGTGCCCGCGTTCGACCACCCGCACACCGTCGCCGGCCAGGGCACGATCGCCCGGGAGGTGCTCGAGGACCTGGTGGACCTGGGTCGGCGGCTCGACGTGCTCGTCGTGCCGGTCGGCGGTGGCGGCCTGCTGGCCGGCTGCCTGACCTGGCTGCGCGAGCGGCACCCGGGCGTGCGCGTGGTGGGCGTCGAGCCCGCCGGCGCGGCCAGCATGATCGCCGCCACCCGGGCGGGCGGTCCGGTGACCCTGCCGGCCATCGACCGGTTCGTCGACGGCGCGGCGGTCGCCCGCGCGGGGGAGGTGACCTACGAGGTCGTGGCACGGCATACCCCCGGGCTGGTGGCGGTGCCCGAGGGGCGCGTGTGCACGGAGATGATCGCGCTCTACCAGACCGAGGGGATCATCGCCGAGCCCGCCGGGGCGCTCGCGGCGGCCGCCCTGGACGTCGCCGGGATCGAGCCGGGGCAGAACGTCGTCGCGGTGGTCTCCGGCGGCAACAACGACGTGCTGCGCTACCCCGAGGTGATGGAGCGCTCACTGGTCCACGAGGGGCTCAAGCACTACTTCCTCGTCGACTTCCCGCAGGAGCCGGGCATGCTCCGGCTCTTCCTGGACGAGGTGCTCGGGCCGGACGACGACATCGCGCTGTTCGAGTACACCAAGCGCAACAACCGCGAGACCGGCCCCGCGCTGGTCGGCATCGAGCTCGGCTCGCGGGAGGACCTGGACCCGCTGCTGGCGCGGATGGCGGAGTCGACGATCGACATCGAGCCGATCCCGCCGGACAGCCCGCTCTTCCGCTTCGTGCTGTAG
- a CDS encoding YciI family protein — protein sequence MSRYLLLLPAPESEWAQLPPEEHEKGMRSHEQFHRELADGGHTIVVTSPLEPSAQATSMRPDGSGGTTLTAGPFTESVEQVVGFYLVESEDEADLRACAERFASRGELIELRRLAE from the coding sequence ATGAGCCGATACCTGCTGCTGCTGCCCGCCCCCGAGTCCGAGTGGGCGCAGCTGCCTCCCGAGGAGCACGAGAAAGGCATGCGGTCGCACGAGCAGTTCCACCGCGAGCTCGCCGACGGCGGTCACACGATCGTGGTCACCTCGCCGCTGGAGCCGAGCGCGCAGGCCACGTCCATGCGCCCGGACGGCAGCGGCGGGACGACCCTCACCGCGGGTCCCTTCACCGAGTCCGTCGAGCAGGTGGTCGGCTTCTACCTCGTCGAGAGCGAGGACGAGGCGGACCTACGGGCGTGCGCCGAGCGCTTCGCCTCACGGGGCGAGCTCATCGAGCTCCGTCGCCTGGCCGAATGA
- a CDS encoding MMPL family transporter, which yields MDRLVSLLTGRRAWVLAVLALVIGGWLVGGVGQAEKDPSPLSSLPAGYESTQGQELLQELPDEGTSAAIVLFTADDIRADLPELGTVMQDLAATYDQGNGAQGQPAPAQDGPVGGGGEGQGGPPPGVAGGQGGIPLIPSEDGTAALSVLTVDSASASVARDVVSALRADLDGAVPEGVTAQVTGPAAVQADLASVFDGANITLLAVTASVVALLLIVTYRSPLLWIVPLTVVGVADQVAAVAATRVLALVGVPWDESTVGILSVLVFGAGTNYALLLISRYRDELRNHHDRHEAMALALRRAAEAILFSASTVIVGVLCLLLSVFPSTRGLGLACAVGVVVAAAFVLGVLPGALVALGRWIFWPQVPREGQTVLSESRSAWRRVGDRVALAPARYVVVTLVVLASMAFGLTQLRSGLAPEDQFLRTPEAISAAQRLAESFPAGTSDPVLVVTRTDEQSRVEDLADTLGQVEGVTSATAVPPVEGIGQVRLVLQAEPGSDASRTTVEQVRETLTGQPATYVTGGDASTTDADDGAVRDRLVVMPLILVAVLLALALLLRSVLAPVILVASVVATFSAALGVSWWVFTKIFDFGAIDATMPLLAFVFLVALGVDYNIFLITRTLEEARGHGTREGVLRALGATGGVITSAGILLAAVFAVLGVLPLVVLAQIGVVICIGVLLDTLVVRTILVPAIVRLLGERFWWPRRVGSQGLPHHSEAYVEQL from the coding sequence ATGGACAGGCTCGTGTCGTTGCTGACCGGACGACGGGCCTGGGTGCTCGCCGTCCTCGCCCTCGTGATCGGCGGCTGGCTCGTCGGCGGGGTGGGTCAGGCCGAGAAGGACCCCTCGCCGCTGTCGAGCCTGCCCGCCGGCTACGAGAGCACGCAGGGTCAGGAGCTGCTGCAGGAGCTGCCGGACGAGGGCACCTCTGCCGCGATCGTGCTCTTCACCGCGGACGACATCCGGGCGGACCTGCCCGAGCTGGGGACGGTGATGCAGGACCTCGCCGCCACCTACGACCAGGGCAACGGGGCGCAGGGGCAGCCGGCTCCGGCCCAGGACGGCCCCGTCGGCGGGGGCGGCGAAGGTCAGGGTGGCCCGCCTCCCGGCGTGGCTGGCGGCCAGGGCGGCATACCGCTGATCCCGTCCGAGGACGGGACCGCAGCGCTGAGCGTGCTGACGGTCGACTCCGCCTCGGCGAGCGTCGCCCGCGACGTCGTCTCCGCCCTGCGCGCGGACCTGGACGGTGCGGTGCCCGAGGGGGTGACCGCGCAGGTGACCGGTCCCGCGGCCGTCCAGGCCGACCTGGCCTCCGTCTTCGACGGCGCCAACATCACGCTGCTGGCGGTCACGGCCAGCGTGGTGGCGCTGCTGCTCATCGTCACCTACCGCAGCCCGCTGCTGTGGATCGTCCCGCTGACGGTCGTCGGCGTCGCCGACCAGGTCGCGGCGGTCGCGGCCACGCGCGTGCTGGCCCTGGTCGGCGTGCCGTGGGACGAGTCGACGGTCGGCATCCTCTCGGTCCTCGTCTTCGGCGCGGGCACCAACTACGCGCTGCTGCTCATCTCCCGCTACCGCGACGAGCTGCGCAACCACCACGACCGGCACGAGGCGATGGCGCTGGCGCTGCGCCGGGCGGCGGAGGCGATCCTCTTCAGCGCGAGCACGGTGATCGTCGGCGTGCTGTGCCTGCTGCTGTCGGTCTTCCCCTCCACCCGTGGGCTGGGGCTGGCCTGCGCCGTCGGGGTCGTGGTCGCCGCCGCGTTCGTGCTCGGCGTGCTGCCGGGCGCGCTCGTCGCGCTGGGCCGCTGGATCTTCTGGCCGCAGGTGCCCCGCGAGGGGCAGACCGTGCTCAGCGAGTCGCGCTCGGCGTGGCGCCGGGTGGGCGACCGGGTCGCCCTGGCACCGGCGCGCTACGTGGTCGTCACCCTCGTCGTGCTGGCCTCGATGGCTTTCGGCCTCACCCAGCTGCGCAGCGGGCTGGCCCCCGAGGACCAGTTCCTGCGGACGCCGGAGGCGATCAGCGCCGCGCAGCGGTTGGCCGAGTCCTTCCCGGCGGGCACCTCCGACCCGGTGCTGGTCGTGACGCGCACCGACGAGCAGTCCCGGGTGGAGGACCTGGCCGACACCCTCGGGCAGGTCGAGGGCGTCACGAGCGCCACGGCGGTGCCGCCCGTCGAGGGGATCGGCCAGGTGCGGCTCGTCCTGCAGGCCGAACCCGGCAGCGACGCGTCGCGGACGACGGTGGAGCAGGTCCGGGAGACGCTGACGGGCCAGCCGGCGACCTACGTCACCGGCGGCGACGCCTCGACGACGGACGCCGACGACGGGGCGGTGCGCGACCGGCTCGTGGTCATGCCGCTCATCCTCGTGGCCGTGCTGCTGGCGCTGGCGCTCCTGCTGCGCTCGGTCCTGGCGCCGGTCATCCTCGTGGCCAGCGTGGTCGCAACCTTCTCCGCGGCGCTGGGTGTCTCGTGGTGGGTCTTCACCAAGATCTTCGACTTCGGCGCGATCGACGCCACGATGCCGCTGCTGGCGTTCGTCTTCCTCGTGGCGCTCGGGGTGGACTACAACATCTTCCTCATCACCAGGACCCTGGAGGAGGCGCGTGGTCACGGGACGCGCGAGGGCGTCCTGCGGGCGCTCGGCGCGACCGGCGGCGTGATCACCAGCGCCGGCATCCTGCTGGCCGCGGTCTTCGCGGTGCTGGGCGTGCTGCCCCTGGTCGTCCTCGCCCAGATCGGCGTGGTCATCTGCATCGGCGTGCTGCTCGACACGCTCGTGGTGCGCACGATCCTGGTGCCCGCGATCGTGCGGCTGCTGGGCGAGCGGTTCTGGTGGCCGCGGCGGGTCGGGTCGCAGGGCCTCCCGCACCACAGCGAGGCCTACGTCGAGCAGCTCTAG
- a CDS encoding MarR family winged helix-turn-helix transcriptional regulator — MTEASTPEAAWLGSWRRSDALEALRRLLATSGRVSPALARRTGLTHTELAVLEHVIEDPVGPTELAHRLGVTSAAASGIVDRLVARGHAKRQPHESDRRRTVVEATASGREEVLGHMMPMFRELAELDAAFTDEELAVVLRYLEGATRAVSRLL, encoded by the coding sequence GTGACAGAGGCTAGCACGCCGGAGGCCGCCTGGCTCGGGTCCTGGCGCCGCAGCGACGCGCTGGAGGCGCTGCGCCGCCTGCTCGCGACCAGCGGGCGGGTCTCACCTGCCCTCGCCCGTCGCACCGGCCTCACGCACACCGAGCTGGCGGTGCTCGAGCACGTCATCGAGGACCCGGTCGGGCCCACCGAGCTGGCGCACCGCCTCGGCGTCACCTCCGCCGCGGCGAGCGGCATCGTCGACCGGCTGGTCGCACGGGGCCACGCGAAGCGCCAGCCGCACGAGTCCGACCGGCGGCGCACCGTCGTCGAGGCCACGGCGAGCGGGCGCGAGGAGGTCCTGGGGCACATGATGCCGATGTTCCGCGAGCTGGCCGAGCTGGACGCCGCGTTCACCGACGAGGAGCTGGCCGTCGTCCTGCGCTATCTCGAGGGAGCCACCCGGGCGGTCTCCCGCCTCCTGTGA
- a CDS encoding MogA/MoaB family molybdenum cofactor biosynthesis protein yields the protein MTSPSPAARPATAITVSDRSSDGRREDESGRVLVTALRTYGYAVDEPVVVPDGVESVAAALRGAVGQRHRLVVTTGGTGMGPRDLTPEATRQVITRDNPGLAELLRHEGARHTPYAAASRGVVGVVDWPDDVGVGGTLVVNLPGRPSAVQEGMDVLGPLLEHLIDQVAGGDH from the coding sequence GTGACCTCCCCCTCCCCCGCCGCCCGCCCCGCCACGGCGATCACCGTCTCGGACCGCAGCTCCGACGGCCGCCGCGAGGACGAGTCCGGCCGGGTGCTCGTCACCGCGCTGCGCACCTACGGGTATGCCGTCGACGAGCCGGTCGTCGTCCCCGACGGCGTGGAGAGCGTGGCCGCAGCCCTGCGCGGCGCCGTGGGTCAGCGGCACCGCCTCGTGGTGACCACCGGAGGCACCGGGATGGGGCCGCGCGACCTGACGCCCGAGGCGACCAGGCAGGTCATCACCCGGGACAACCCCGGGCTGGCCGAGCTGCTGCGCCACGAGGGCGCACGCCATACCCCCTACGCCGCCGCCTCGCGCGGGGTGGTGGGCGTGGTGGACTGGCCCGACGACGTGGGCGTCGGAGGTACGCTCGTCGTCAACCTGCCCGGCCGACCCTCGGCGGTGCAGGAAGGCATGGACGTGCTCGGGCCGCTGCTCGAGCACCTCATCGACCAGGTCGCCGGAGGTGACCACTGA
- the moaA gene encoding GTP 3',8-cyclase MoaA, with protein sequence MVSGPLVDSYGRVHKDLRVSVTDRCSLRCTYCMPEQGVPWLPRDTMLSTPELLRLAGVAVGLGIEEVRLTGGEPLLRRDLVDVVAGLAALDPAPEISMTTNGVGLAKNAQALKDAGLTRVNVSLDTLRRETFIELAKRDRLKDTLEGIEAAASAGLTPVKINTVLMRGVNDVEAVDLLRFALAHGYQLRFIEQMPLDAQHQWDRSQMIVGEEILSWLRTEFDLEPEPQESRGNAPAERFYVDGGPQTVGVIASVTMPFCGSCDRVRLTADGMVRNCLFATGETDLRTPLRDGADDEALADLFRASIGAKLPGHGINEPGFLQPPRPMSRIGG encoded by the coding sequence ATGGTGAGCGGACCGCTCGTCGACAGCTACGGCCGGGTGCACAAGGACCTGCGGGTCTCGGTGACCGACCGCTGCTCCCTGCGCTGCACCTACTGCATGCCCGAGCAGGGGGTGCCCTGGCTGCCGCGCGACACGATGCTCAGCACCCCCGAGCTGCTCCGCCTGGCCGGCGTCGCCGTCGGCCTCGGCATCGAGGAGGTGCGCCTGACCGGCGGCGAGCCGCTGCTGCGCCGCGACCTCGTCGACGTCGTGGCCGGGCTGGCCGCGCTCGACCCGGCGCCGGAGATCTCGATGACCACCAACGGGGTCGGCCTGGCCAAGAACGCGCAGGCCCTCAAGGACGCCGGGCTGACCCGCGTCAACGTCAGCCTCGACACGCTGCGCCGCGAGACCTTCATCGAGCTGGCCAAGCGGGACCGGCTCAAGGACACCCTGGAGGGCATCGAGGCGGCCGCGTCCGCCGGGCTGACGCCGGTGAAGATCAACACCGTCCTCATGCGTGGCGTCAACGACGTCGAGGCCGTGGACCTGCTGCGCTTCGCCCTGGCCCACGGCTACCAGCTGCGCTTCATCGAGCAGATGCCGCTGGACGCCCAGCACCAGTGGGACCGCTCGCAGATGATCGTCGGCGAGGAGATCCTGTCCTGGCTGCGCACCGAGTTCGACCTGGAGCCCGAGCCGCAGGAGTCCCGGGGCAACGCGCCGGCGGAGCGCTTCTACGTCGACGGCGGGCCGCAGACGGTGGGAGTCATCGCCTCGGTGACGATGCCCTTCTGCGGGTCCTGCGACCGGGTCCGGCTGACCGCCGACGGCATGGTCCGCAACTGCCTGTTCGCCACCGGCGAGACCGACCTGCGCACCCCGCTGCGGGACGGCGCCGACGACGAGGCCCTCGCCGACCTCTTCCGCGCCTCCATCGGCGCCAAGCTGCCGGGGCACGGCATCAACGAGCCCGGCTTCCTGCAGCCGCCGCGGCCGATGAGCCGCATCGGGGGCTGA
- a CDS encoding tellurite resistance/C4-dicarboxylate transporter family protein, with the protein MSEPAESPAGAPATTRPAAHHPLAPVRLTPGYFAGVMATGIVCIGAQLKGFTLLATALFWLTVVFYVVLLVLTGWRLLSFRHQMSEDFHDPARAFGFFTFIAATNVLAASLVGTGHVVVAGVLLAVAVLAWLVLGYVIPWTSVLGMKRRPMLDTANGTWFIWVVASQSIAVVAAGLEPLYESQREWLAILAVLAWSVGVVLYAGCAVFVALRVMLYPLRPEHLDPPYWVAMGAVAITIVAGARIVEMKDAPMIDVTRDLVAGMSVVFWAFATWLIPVLVAAGFWRHLLHKIPLVYQPTLWSMVFPLGMYAVAGMYLGQANRLPVVEAIGAGWWWVALVAWTLVAVGMVRSIVRAVRAVPAGARAA; encoded by the coding sequence GTGAGCGAGCCCGCCGAGTCTCCCGCCGGCGCGCCGGCCACCACCCGGCCGGCAGCTCACCACCCGCTCGCACCCGTCCGCCTCACGCCCGGCTACTTCGCCGGCGTCATGGCGACCGGCATCGTCTGCATCGGCGCCCAGCTCAAGGGGTTCACGCTGCTGGCCACCGCGTTGTTCTGGCTCACGGTGGTCTTCTACGTCGTGCTCCTGGTGCTCACCGGGTGGCGGCTGCTGTCCTTCCGGCACCAGATGTCGGAGGACTTCCACGACCCGGCACGGGCGTTCGGCTTCTTCACCTTCATCGCGGCGACCAACGTGCTGGCCGCCTCGCTGGTGGGCACCGGCCACGTGGTGGTGGCCGGGGTGCTGCTCGCGGTGGCGGTGCTGGCCTGGCTGGTGCTCGGCTACGTCATCCCCTGGACCTCGGTGCTCGGCATGAAGCGCCGCCCGATGCTCGACACCGCCAACGGCACCTGGTTCATCTGGGTGGTGGCCAGCCAGTCGATCGCGGTCGTGGCCGCCGGCCTGGAGCCGCTCTACGAGAGCCAGCGCGAGTGGCTGGCGATCCTCGCCGTCCTCGCCTGGTCGGTGGGGGTCGTCCTGTATGCCGGGTGCGCCGTCTTCGTCGCGCTGCGCGTGATGCTCTACCCGCTGCGCCCCGAACACCTGGACCCGCCCTACTGGGTGGCGATGGGGGCGGTCGCCATCACGATCGTGGCCGGCGCCCGGATCGTGGAGATGAAGGACGCGCCGATGATCGACGTGACGCGCGACCTGGTCGCCGGCATGTCGGTGGTCTTCTGGGCGTTCGCCACCTGGTTGATCCCGGTGCTCGTCGCCGCCGGGTTCTGGCGGCACCTGCTGCACAAGATCCCGCTGGTCTACCAGCCCACGCTGTGGAGCATGGTCTTCCCGCTCGGCATGTACGCCGTCGCCGGCATGTACCTCGGCCAGGCCAACCGGCTGCCGGTCGTGGAGGCCATCGGGGCCGGCTGGTGGTGGGTGGCGCTGGTGGCCTGGACGCTGGTGGCCGTCGGCATGGTCCGCTCCATCGTGCGCGCGGTGCGCGCCGTGCCGGCCGGAGCCCGGGCGGCGTAG
- a CDS encoding MFS transporter, with the protein MSESPTGPAGAVSAPAAVTAEQRARARKAVVAASMGNALEWFDIIVYGFFAVVISDLFFPEDADPTVALLAVFGTLALTYFIRPVGAMVIGNYGDRRGRKAALTLTIALMTLGVGIMGFSPTYATIGVAAPVLMLLSRLIQGFSAGGEFGSATTFMTEHSPDKKVFYASWQVATQGISLLLAGLFGWVLTTTLSHDALYSWGWRVPFIFGMLIGPVGWWIRQSMEDTPEFVAVEEREQREAVPLGTVLTHHLGRVFTGAACVGVATMSVYLILYMPTFAITALELPAYSGFVGASVAGLVTLVLAPVFGHLGDRIGTVPIMVVAAVVGGLVVYPLFLSLIDNPSIWMLTIVEIVLGIVLAAYFAPLPAMMSALFPTEVRTTGMSLAYNVGVTTLGGLTPLVLAWLVDHFADISPAIYYIAVCLLSLVGLTIARKVYSMR; encoded by the coding sequence GTGAGCGAGTCCCCGACCGGCCCGGCCGGAGCAGTGTCGGCACCGGCGGCGGTGACGGCGGAGCAGCGCGCCCGGGCGCGCAAGGCGGTCGTGGCCGCCTCGATGGGCAACGCCCTGGAATGGTTCGACATCATCGTCTACGGCTTCTTCGCCGTGGTGATCTCCGACCTGTTCTTCCCGGAGGACGCCGACCCGACGGTGGCGCTGCTGGCCGTCTTCGGGACCCTGGCGCTGACCTACTTCATCCGCCCGGTCGGCGCGATGGTGATCGGCAACTACGGCGACCGGCGGGGGCGCAAGGCGGCGCTGACGCTGACGATCGCGCTGATGACGCTCGGCGTGGGGATCATGGGGTTCTCGCCGACCTACGCCACGATCGGCGTCGCCGCGCCGGTGCTCATGCTGCTCTCCCGGCTGATCCAGGGGTTCTCGGCGGGCGGCGAGTTCGGCTCGGCCACGACCTTCATGACCGAGCACAGCCCGGACAAGAAGGTCTTCTACGCCAGCTGGCAGGTCGCGACGCAGGGCATCTCGCTGCTGCTGGCGGGCCTGTTCGGCTGGGTGCTCACCACCACGCTGAGCCACGATGCGCTCTACTCCTGGGGATGGCGGGTGCCGTTCATCTTCGGCATGCTCATCGGCCCGGTCGGCTGGTGGATCCGCCAGTCGATGGAGGACACCCCCGAGTTCGTCGCCGTCGAGGAGCGCGAGCAGCGGGAGGCGGTGCCGCTGGGCACCGTCCTGACCCACCACCTCGGCCGCGTCTTCACCGGCGCCGCGTGCGTCGGCGTCGCGACGATGTCGGTCTACCTCATCCTCTACATGCCGACCTTCGCGATCACGGCGCTGGAGCTGCCCGCCTACTCCGGCTTCGTCGGCGCGTCCGTCGCCGGTCTGGTCACCCTCGTGCTCGCCCCGGTGTTCGGTCACCTGGGCGACCGCATCGGGACCGTGCCGATCATGGTGGTCGCCGCGGTCGTGGGCGGACTGGTGGTCTATCCGCTCTTCCTCAGCCTCATCGACAACCCGTCGATCTGGATGCTCACCATCGTCGAGATCGTCCTCGGCATCGTCCTGGCCGCCTACTTCGCCCCGCTGCCGGCGATGATGTCGGCGCTGTTTCCCACCGAGGTGCGGACCACGGGTATGTCGCTCGCGTACAACGTGGGCGTGACCACCCTGGGCGGGCTCACCCCGCTCGTGCTCGCCTGGCTGGTCGACCACTTCGCCGACATCTCCCCGGCGATCTACTACATCGCGGTGTGCCTGCTGTCGCTGGTCGGGCTGACGATCGCGCGCAAGGTCTACAGCATGCGCTGA